One genomic segment of Cellulophaga sp. HaHaR_3_176 includes these proteins:
- a CDS encoding RNA polymerase sigma factor codes for MDFTNNSDLIKSLGKGDEKAYMFLLDKYHRRLYGYAMSLINDHTLAEDIVQNVFLKTWQHRKKLNAEFSIQSFLYKSIYNEFINSYKKDKSVMMLQMKYYQSLAEVVENSDDKMIEKMIHVVTKEIEKLPPKCREIFSLSKKEGLSNIEIAEYLNISPKTVEAQITKAFNVLRISLKHKYNTILFLVFGMHSDENDVELR; via the coding sequence ATGGACTTCACAAACAATTCAGACTTGATTAAGAGCCTAGGAAAAGGAGATGAAAAGGCCTATATGTTTCTATTAGATAAATATCACAGAAGATTGTATGGGTATGCAATGAGCCTAATTAATGATCATACCTTAGCTGAAGATATTGTTCAGAATGTATTTTTAAAAACTTGGCAGCATCGAAAAAAATTAAATGCTGAATTCTCTATACAAAGTTTTCTATACAAGTCAATTTATAACGAATTTATTAATAGCTATAAGAAAGATAAATCGGTTATGATGCTTCAAATGAAATATTACCAGTCGTTAGCAGAAGTAGTTGAAAATTCAGATGATAAGATGATTGAAAAAATGATACATGTAGTTACTAAAGAAATAGAAAAACTACCCCCAAAGTGTCGTGAAATATTTTCATTGAGTAAAAAAGAAGGCCTGTCTAATATTGAAATTGCAGAATATTTAAACATATCTCCAAAAACGGTAGAAGCACAAATTACAAAAGCTTTTAACGTACTACGTATTAGTCTAAAACATAAATATAATACTATTTTATTTTTAGTATTTGGTATGCATTCTGATGAAAATGATGTTGAATTACGCTAA
- a CDS encoding T9SS type B sorting domain-containing protein, whose protein sequence is MQPKKSRHSWYLIVPVVFFLIITSVIAKNKIYDFIGETSFEFTSSKETTTNQLRKENTSSSKNISSSLASTAAAPLFFTTIITNADQVIPCSIDGAELSRFNLCGDFDDTVITLDQSYSSYSWERLTAGSCPSFDVDAECPTYTCGSQWVEVGTGSTFTLDASGIPSGVGAEYRVSVNGGSPHHIKVKKSTISQTSVKRDYICGVPGRIQITNLSSAYEYAINDGTGFGAWQGAIFDGLLPGTYIVKARLKNTSNTCEYPYAPIEIESKEIDIDVTVVDAQCFGENGSISVQVNDVPGPYKYTLLDSSGIPQEFTSFIASDTYSFAAVGFGTYSVQVETQQCKADSANGIQAPRQDVDVAGDAIVIGEGLFSLSASTEVNSSFGCADITSVDIIVKTSGGAAPYSYMVNGSPTASASYTNQIIHTVTSPGDYNYVITDANGCTITASANVQELSPPSVTASGVDGTCTNGGAKINFNVTNARGYNLSYRTTSTDAFVSTTQISVVDGTYNDLEVRYEQGGFSCTMILPPVTVISDATITGTVTKLGDQTCDGVGGSDGGSIEFGTASGGSGSGFEYSVDGTTFGSAQLFTDLPPGTYSPIIRDNSGCRLELTAIVIEPVNPPTDLNFTQSNINCALGTTDVQLSAVSASSIANYQIISPVAANNGANDTFTGLSTSTSYTFQITDANGCIYTESFTPIVISSIRARTKAGGDTRVCNGVSDGSGTFIIDGYNTDFTYQINSEPISAPQSTSEVDLTSRGVGIYTITVTDVETGCTDTASIEIEESAPLDLAPIVTDMSCANNNRGRVVANTTGGWGSYRYTLEDPNGVVVGPQTNRTFSNLAVPSTPATPYVLTVTDAEGCTTSFNFELTPLTSPTIAIASSNLCYEPVAGASVTVSATGGTPGSGYSYRINNGTYQTSPTFDNLSPGTHTVQVIDENNCSDDISVTVNRQLRVSTTVETEIPCGPTPGEIRVNISNGYLSNATPKNYQVSIDGGITFGAIQTFTSNSFLYPVTAGGDYVFRVTDNLSCEAFSENLEVKEADNIAATADPIPASCGETSNGGVRILPDATSGVPPFEIDFGNTGTYTPQTVYTGLNAGQTYAYTVRDARGCLTLGLDVTIPTSPNAPPNASISATNATCSLTGTNTGTIVVNSVADGTPDFTYIVIDAFGVEVVRVGPTPNTSEVISHPDLIPGSYTVRTVDALGCSDIDNVSISQGDVSVVPDPVTPICNVAGFSNTITILGGEPAPPGSDPEFLIRLIDDPSAPVSPNSPPRRHTFNGLELGVTYTVEITDVTTGCIYFEEIPPQDGPTDLDITATSPTVFCDDFGNGRTEYEVVDFTGPNLVIDLIDPATGNVLQTHSPTGLTGGSGSLYANIFDVVPGNYTIRVTDADTCTDATSIDVVLNVPNLDIISNIPANCNALGQLTVRGSGGAGGPYTYAFIPSGSTPDKDGTLTPETTDDFTSDNTAVLPGSLSGMVYDIWVMDSRGCTFNVSDDVILLQPSLPAPTVVVDNQCAASAASFDITVSMPSWVDTPSYTLNGEQNFTGIFTVSTPGIYTINVVDANGCTGTGTADVYEFLSGTGEFTSLPICNNPDGTITITTNGGSGDFTFELQDDLGNTIVATPTNTTGIFTGQAPGDYQVLVTDNIVNDGTGFCTFTVPVNLDFATQPIIESEFKEDISCNGADDGSITITLQAGTDIDSPVSFELTNTGTSATVTNATGVFNGLEQGSYVVEATSARGCSVSSNVLTIDEPAVFEISASNTDFTCEIGSNRFSSSTITVNIDQVGTVGTGYRYSITGYENYQSSNTFEIIDDGSTQVITVYAIDGNGCRDEVTLAPIAPPSEVESTLTLLSALNCEDPERVRINIIGTNNFTIQTTSATPIADVTNSGSDQFVTIDLPNSGEYLFVVRDNITGCLYPMPRHDVVNPIPPIAAIREAQPVQCFGDSNGALFITVADYVGEYEYEVYRSDDLTQSNLIESGTFNTVDYPDSVTGDDARITGLPGGNFYVRVKALDNPKCIADSDVANIRTPNGQLLVPSESIDNVTCDNNAGRIIARGQGGWDSSAYDYRLLLEDAAGTITIGSTTYTELVSYGVNNEFDSLSSGNYRVEIRDVQLCENFFEITLDPVDPIIVGIREPQGLVCPDGNDAVLEAYDTTSGDSTTATAGASGGVAGAGYKYQLLYLNSDDNTDVSSRSGLQDTPTFDGLASGFISAGWYAIEVSSAYECVGISIPYYVNPPAPIDPKLVQVRAPGCGGEGQMRLSIENPEAGFTYEYRSSATPNPATDPFIPMGGISILIDGVQGFYQYDVRKTGSAGACKSLASEGITLVDAQDIDLIASLPDDISCATENDGRIESFSSGGVGGEMFTLYLGDPAPASSTFTAFNPDPSATMVRGPQTDGTFEGLDEGTYYITVTSGTTCYAIEGPLVIERPAPIVYDISTTNILCNGDDNGSIRVEILSGGEGLVQFAINPNFNDFFSDAENPNVYVFENLSPGNDYEILIQDEQGCGQFISVGSITEPETLSISNVSIQPEICLNALDGEVALTIIGGTPFVDNFTLATYYEVKVEGVGFVTADPSDPTQGYTRNDDLVFSNLQGGESYTFYIRDVNGCTVERNINIGVGVNLEAEAIPEYGCEGIFPNSTVTVEFTDTSVIPELLFSLDVDDMSMATTQRTYGDLIAGDHTIYIYHSNGCMNQVSFTIDEYLPLTLSVSKTGPDEITAVATGGFGNYMYSFQGLSAVSENTFNLNVDANVEVQVIDEKGCVARVTTPFNFDSMVEIPNFFTPNGDNNGDEWSPKNSELFPFIDVKIYDRYGRIVAQLDQVQKWDGTYEGHDLPTGDYWYVVNANDSDKQQYVGHFTLYR, encoded by the coding sequence ATGCAACCCAAAAAATCAAGACATTCTTGGTACTTAATAGTACCAGTTGTTTTCTTTTTGATTATTACGTCAGTAATAGCAAAAAACAAAATTTACGATTTTATTGGTGAAACCTCTTTTGAATTCACATCTTCTAAAGAGACCACTACTAACCAATTACGTAAAGAAAACACCTCTTCATCAAAAAACATTTCATCCTCTTTAGCAAGCACTGCCGCAGCGCCATTGTTTTTTACAACAATAATAACGAATGCAGATCAGGTAATCCCTTGTAGTATTGATGGAGCTGAATTATCAAGGTTTAACCTTTGTGGTGATTTTGATGATACCGTAATTACATTAGACCAATCGTATAGCTCATATTCTTGGGAACGTTTAACAGCTGGATCGTGTCCGAGTTTTGATGTAGATGCAGAGTGTCCAACATATACTTGTGGTAGCCAGTGGGTAGAAGTTGGTACAGGATCAACATTTACACTTGATGCTAGTGGTATACCAAGTGGTGTAGGTGCAGAGTATAGAGTAAGTGTTAATGGAGGGAGTCCTCATCATATAAAAGTAAAGAAAAGTACAATAAGCCAAACGTCTGTAAAGCGTGATTATATATGTGGTGTACCAGGTCGTATACAAATTACGAACTTATCAAGTGCTTATGAGTATGCTATAAATGACGGAACAGGTTTTGGAGCATGGCAAGGTGCTATTTTTGATGGTTTGTTACCAGGAACTTATATTGTAAAAGCAAGACTTAAAAATACATCGAATACATGTGAATATCCTTATGCACCGATTGAAATTGAGTCTAAAGAAATAGATATTGACGTTACAGTTGTAGATGCACAATGTTTTGGTGAAAATGGTAGTATATCTGTTCAAGTAAACGATGTACCTGGGCCTTATAAATATACACTTTTAGATAGTAGCGGAATTCCTCAAGAGTTTACTTCTTTTATAGCTAGTGATACGTATAGTTTTGCAGCTGTTGGTTTTGGTACTTACAGTGTACAAGTAGAAACACAACAATGTAAAGCAGATTCTGCAAATGGAATTCAAGCACCAAGACAAGATGTTGATGTTGCCGGCGATGCTATTGTAATAGGAGAAGGCTTATTCTCATTATCAGCTTCAACAGAGGTAAACAGTAGTTTTGGATGTGCTGATATTACTAGTGTTGATATTATAGTTAAAACATCGGGCGGAGCTGCACCTTATTCTTATATGGTAAATGGTAGCCCTACAGCTAGTGCTTCTTATACCAATCAAATTATACATACCGTTACATCTCCAGGAGATTACAACTATGTAATTACAGATGCTAATGGATGTACGATAACTGCAAGTGCAAATGTTCAAGAGTTGAGTCCACCATCAGTAACAGCTTCTGGAGTAGATGGAACCTGTACTAATGGAGGAGCAAAAATTAATTTTAATGTCACAAATGCGAGAGGTTATAATTTATCATATAGAACAACCTCTACTGATGCTTTTGTAAGTACAACACAAATTTCTGTTGTAGACGGAACTTATAACGATCTAGAAGTTAGATATGAACAAGGAGGTTTTTCTTGTACAATGATTTTACCACCAGTTACAGTTATTAGCGATGCTACAATTACAGGTACGGTAACTAAATTAGGCGATCAAACTTGCGATGGCGTAGGCGGATCAGATGGAGGAAGTATAGAATTTGGAACTGCGAGTGGTGGTTCGGGTAGTGGATTTGAATATAGTGTTGATGGTACCACATTTGGTAGTGCACAATTATTTACAGATTTACCACCGGGTACTTATTCACCAATAATTAGAGATAATAGTGGTTGTAGATTAGAGCTTACTGCTATTGTAATAGAACCAGTAAACCCACCAACAGATTTAAACTTTACACAGTCAAATATAAATTGTGCATTAGGAACAACAGATGTGCAACTAAGTGCAGTTAGTGCATCTAGTATTGCTAATTACCAAATAATAAGTCCCGTTGCGGCAAATAATGGAGCAAACGATACTTTTACAGGTTTAAGCACATCAACTTCATATACGTTTCAAATTACAGATGCTAATGGATGTATATATACAGAAAGCTTTACACCAATTGTAATAAGTTCTATAAGAGCTAGAACAAAAGCAGGAGGAGATACTAGAGTTTGTAATGGAGTATCAGACGGTAGTGGTACATTTATTATTGATGGGTATAATACTGATTTTACTTATCAAATAAATTCAGAGCCAATTAGCGCTCCGCAAAGTACAAGCGAGGTAGATTTAACCTCAAGAGGTGTTGGTATTTATACAATTACAGTTACAGATGTAGAAACTGGTTGTACAGATACAGCATCAATAGAAATAGAAGAGTCAGCACCTTTAGATTTAGCACCAATAGTAACAGACATGTCTTGTGCTAATAATAATAGAGGTAGAGTAGTAGCAAATACAACAGGTGGTTGGGGTAGTTATCGTTATACTTTAGAAGATCCTAATGGCGTTGTTGTTGGACCGCAAACAAACAGAACTTTTAGTAACCTTGCAGTACCATCAACACCAGCAACACCATATGTGTTAACAGTAACAGATGCTGAGGGTTGTACAACTAGTTTTAATTTTGAATTAACACCATTAACATCACCTACAATAGCTATAGCATCTTCTAATTTATGTTATGAGCCAGTAGCGGGAGCATCAGTTACGGTATCAGCAACAGGAGGAACTCCAGGTTCAGGTTACAGTTACAGAATTAATAATGGAACATATCAAACAAGTCCAACTTTCGATAATTTATCGCCAGGTACACATACTGTTCAGGTTATAGATGAAAATAACTGTTCAGATGATATATCAGTTACTGTAAACAGACAATTACGTGTAAGTACAACAGTAGAAACAGAAATACCATGTGGTCCGACACCAGGGGAAATACGTGTTAATATTTCTAATGGATATTTATCGAATGCAACACCTAAAAATTATCAAGTAAGTATAGATGGTGGAATAACTTTTGGAGCTATACAGACATTTACGTCAAACTCATTTTTATATCCAGTTACGGCTGGTGGCGATTATGTTTTTAGAGTAACAGATAACTTAAGTTGTGAAGCTTTCTCAGAAAATTTAGAAGTTAAAGAAGCTGATAATATAGCAGCAACAGCAGATCCTATTCCTGCAAGTTGTGGTGAAACCTCAAACGGAGGAGTACGTATTTTACCAGACGCAACTAGCGGAGTGCCGCCTTTTGAAATAGATTTTGGTAACACAGGTACGTACACACCTCAAACAGTATATACGGGCTTAAATGCCGGGCAAACATATGCATATACAGTACGTGATGCTAGAGGTTGTTTAACATTAGGATTAGATGTAACAATACCAACTAGCCCTAATGCACCACCAAACGCAAGTATAAGTGCAACGAATGCAACTTGTAGTTTAACAGGTACAAATACAGGAACAATTGTAGTAAATAGCGTGGCAGATGGTACACCAGATTTTACATATATAGTTATTGATGCATTTGGGGTAGAGGTAGTTAGGGTAGGCCCAACGCCTAATACGTCTGAAGTTATTTCACATCCAGATTTAATACCAGGTAGTTATACCGTTAGAACAGTAGATGCTTTAGGTTGTAGTGATATAGATAATGTATCTATTTCTCAAGGTGATGTATCTGTAGTGCCTGATCCGGTTACTCCAATATGTAATGTTGCAGGTTTTTCTAATACCATAACAATTTTGGGAGGAGAACCAGCACCACCAGGATCAGATCCTGAATTTTTAATACGATTAATTGATGATCCTTCAGCTCCTGTTAGTCCGAATTCACCACCAAGAAGACATACTTTTAATGGTTTAGAGTTAGGAGTAACATATACTGTTGAGATAACGGACGTTACAACAGGTTGTATTTATTTTGAAGAAATACCTCCACAAGATGGCCCAACAGATTTAGATATAACGGCTACATCGCCAACGGTTTTTTGTGATGATTTTGGTAATGGTAGAACAGAGTATGAAGTAGTAGATTTTACAGGTCCTAATTTAGTTATCGATTTAATAGACCCAGCAACAGGTAATGTATTACAAACACATTCACCAACAGGTTTAACAGGTGGTTCAGGTTCATTATATGCCAATATTTTTGATGTTGTACCTGGTAATTATACAATAAGAGTTACTGATGCAGATACATGTACTGATGCAACGTCAATAGATGTAGTGTTGAATGTTCCTAACTTAGATATTATATCAAACATACCAGCAAATTGTAATGCTTTAGGACAGTTAACTGTAAGAGGTAGTGGCGGAGCAGGAGGACCATATACATATGCGTTTATTCCTTCAGGAAGCACACCAGATAAAGACGGGACCTTAACACCGGAAACTACAGATGATTTTACGTCTGATAATACAGCAGTGTTACCAGGTAGTTTATCAGGTATGGTTTACGATATTTGGGTAATGGATTCTAGAGGTTGTACATTTAATGTATCTGATGATGTTATTTTATTACAGCCAAGCTTACCAGCACCAACAGTTGTTGTTGATAACCAATGTGCTGCTTCAGCAGCATCATTCGATATTACAGTTTCAATGCCATCATGGGTAGATACGCCTAGTTATACATTAAACGGAGAACAGAATTTTACAGGAATATTTACCGTAAGTACACCAGGTATTTATACTATTAATGTAGTAGATGCAAACGGTTGTACAGGCACAGGTACCGCTGATGTTTACGAATTTTTATCAGGTACAGGTGAATTTACATCTTTACCTATTTGTAATAACCCTGATGGAACAATTACAATAACAACAAATGGCGGTAGTGGCGATTTTACTTTTGAGTTACAAGATGATTTAGGAAATACAATTGTAGCAACGCCAACAAATACAACAGGTATTTTTACAGGTCAAGCACCAGGAGATTACCAAGTACTTGTTACAGATAATATTGTAAACGATGGTACAGGTTTCTGTACGTTTACTGTTCCTGTTAATTTAGATTTTGCAACACAACCAATTATTGAATCGGAATTTAAAGAAGATATTAGCTGTAATGGAGCAGATGATGGAAGTATTACAATTACATTACAAGCAGGGACAGATATAGATAGCCCTGTTAGTTTTGAATTGACCAATACAGGCACGTCAGCAACAGTTACAAATGCAACAGGTGTATTTAATGGTTTAGAACAAGGCTCTTATGTTGTTGAAGCTACTTCAGCACGAGGTTGTTCTGTATCATCTAACGTTTTAACAATAGATGAGCCTGCAGTTTTTGAAATTTCAGCTAGTAATACAGATTTTACTTGTGAAATAGGGTCTAATAGATTCAGTTCATCAACTATAACAGTAAATATAGACCAAGTAGGTACTGTAGGTACTGGTTACCGATACAGTATAACAGGCTATGAGAACTACCAATCGTCAAATACGTTTGAAATTATTGATGATGGATCTACTCAAGTAATTACGGTATATGCAATAGATGGTAATGGTTGTAGAGATGAGGTTACATTAGCTCCAATTGCGCCACCATCAGAAGTTGAAAGTACATTGACATTACTTTCTGCGTTAAACTGTGAAGATCCAGAAAGGGTAAGAATAAATATTATTGGCACAAATAATTTTACAATACAAACAACTTCGGCAACACCTATTGCAGACGTAACAAACTCAGGATCAGATCAATTTGTAACGATAGATTTGCCAAATTCTGGAGAGTATTTATTTGTAGTACGTGATAATATAACAGGCTGCTTATATCCTATGCCAAGACACGACGTTGTTAACCCTATTCCTCCTATAGCGGCAATTAGAGAAGCACAACCTGTACAGTGTTTTGGAGATTCAAATGGAGCTCTTTTTATAACTGTTGCAGATTATGTGGGTGAATATGAGTATGAAGTTTATAGAAGTGACGATTTAACACAATCAAATTTAATAGAGTCAGGAACGTTCAATACAGTCGATTATCCTGATAGTGTTACTGGAGATGATGCCCGTATTACAGGTCTACCAGGTGGTAATTTTTATGTGAGAGTAAAAGCTCTAGATAACCCTAAATGTATTGCAGATAGTGATGTTGCTAATATTAGAACTCCTAACGGTCAATTATTAGTACCATCGGAATCAATAGATAATGTTACATGCGATAATAATGCAGGTAGAATTATAGCTAGAGGTCAAGGTGGATGGGATTCATCTGCTTATGATTATAGATTATTATTAGAAGATGCAGCAGGAACAATAACAATTGGTTCTACTACGTATACAGAGCTAGTTTCTTACGGAGTTAATAATGAGTTCGACAGTTTATCGAGTGGTAACTACCGAGTAGAAATAAGAGATGTGCAATTATGCGAAAACTTTTTTGAAATTACTTTAGATCCTGTAGATCCTATTATAGTAGGTATTAGAGAGCCACAAGGTTTAGTTTGCCCAGATGGTAACGATGCCGTTTTAGAAGCTTATGACACCACTAGTGGAGACAGTACAACAGCTACAGCAGGTGCAAGTGGAGGTGTTGCAGGGGCAGGATATAAATATCAATTATTATACTTAAATAGTGATGATAATACAGATGTAAGTTCGAGAAGTGGTTTACAAGATACACCAACTTTTGACGGTTTAGCGTCAGGTTTTATTAGTGCAGGGTGGTATGCAATCGAAGTTTCTTCGGCATATGAATGTGTAGGGATAAGTATACCTTATTACGTGAATCCACCAGCACCTATCGATCCTAAATTAGTACAAGTAAGAGCACCAGGTTGTGGTGGAGAAGGTCAGATGAGGTTAAGTATTGAAAATCCTGAAGCAGGTTTTACATACGAATACAGATCAAGTGCAACTCCTAATCCAGCTACAGACCCATTCATACCAATGGGAGGAATATCAATTTTAATAGATGGTGTTCAAGGTTTTTATCAGTATGATGTTAGAAAAACAGGAAGTGCAGGAGCTTGTAAGAGTTTAGCATCAGAAGGAATTACTTTGGTAGATGCTCAGGATATTGATTTAATAGCCAGCCTGCCAGATGATATTTCATGTGCAACTGAAAATGATGGTAGAATAGAATCTTTTTCTTCAGGTGGAGTAGGTGGAGAAATGTTCACGCTTTATTTAGGAGATCCAGCACCAGCATCATCAACTTTCACAGCATTTAACCCAGATCCTTCAGCTACAATGGTTAGAGGACCACAAACAGATGGTACTTTTGAAGGCTTAGATGAAGGGACATATTATATTACAGTAACAAGTGGTACTACATGTTATGCTATCGAAGGGCCTTTGGTAATAGAAAGACCAGCACCTATTGTTTACGATATAAGCACTACAAATATATTATGTAATGGTGATGATAATGGATCAATAAGAGTTGAAATTTTGAGTGGAGGAGAAGGTCTTGTACAATTTGCAATCAATCCAAATTTTAATGATTTCTTTAGTGATGCAGAAAACCCAAATGTTTATGTTTTTGAAAACTTATCTCCAGGTAACGATTATGAAATTTTAATTCAAGATGAGCAAGGTTGTGGTCAATTTATTTCAGTAGGGTCAATTACAGAGCCAGAAACGTTATCAATTTCTAATGTGTCAATACAACCAGAAATTTGTTTAAATGCTTTAGATGGAGAGGTTGCCTTAACAATTATTGGTGGCACACCTTTTGTAGATAATTTTACTTTAGCAACATATTACGAAGTAAAGGTAGAAGGTGTTGGTTTTGTTACAGCAGACCCTAGTGACCCGACTCAAGGTTATACTAGAAATGATGATTTAGTATTCTCGAACCTTCAGGGTGGCGAATCATATACTTTTTATATAAGAGATGTAAATGGTTGTACCGTTGAGAGAAATATAAATATAGGAGTTGGTGTAAACTTAGAAGCTGAAGCGATACCAGAATATGGTTGTGAAGGTATATTCCCAAACAGTACAGTAACGGTAGAATTTACAGATACTTCAGTGATACCTGAATTGTTATTTAGTTTAGATGTTGACGATATGTCAATGGCTACAACGCAAAGAACGTATGGAGATTTAATAGCGGGCGATCATACAATATATATATACCATAGTAATGGATGTATGAACCAAGTTAGCTTTACAATTGATGAATATTTACCGTTGACATTATCGGTTTCAAAAACAGGGCCAGATGAAATAACAGCAGTTGCAACAGGTGGTTTTGGTAATTACATGTACTCTTTCCAAGGCTTATCTGCAGTGAGTGAGAATACATTTAACTTAAATGTAGATGCTAATGTTGAGGTTCAGGTAATTGATGAAAAAGGATGTGTAGCAAGAGTAACTACTCCTTTTAATTTTGATTCAATGGTAGAAATTCCAAACTTTTTCACTCCGAACGGAGATAATAATGGAGATGAGTGGTCTCCTAAAAACAGCGAGCTATTTCCTTTTATTGATGTGAAAATTTATGATCGATATGGTAGAATTGTAGCACAATTAGATCAAGTCCAAAAATGGGATGGCACCTATGAAGGTCATGATTTGCCTACTGGTGATTATTGGTATGTGGTCAATGCAAATGATAGTGATAAACAACAATATGTAGGGCATTTTACACTCTACAGATAA
- a CDS encoding FecR family protein has translation MIKDEINICLLKYLNNSATGADLDILNNWIQKPSNEILFKEYIETHFAITMSMNKADSSEIRRKLLKEIRKEKNLFYRIKPKSILKYAAVGFFFLGMGYIFQIIIGESELENIPLPTEEAITLELENGNIKIISEDGSTKIVDVDGQVVGKQKGQQLVYSNDVGVSKESYNTLTVPYGKRFDLNLSDGTKVHLNAGSSLRYPVKFLPGKIRQVFLKGEAYFDVAENKKNPFIVNAYELNVQVVGTEFNVVAYPENVNTDVILIEGSVGLYESNEQFDIEKNTMLKPGFKASFDKEHKTINTGKVNTTLYTSWIDGTIFFRNEPFDNIIKSLERQYNTTIINNNKTLGNETFNASIEVERESLEEVLNYFNKVYAIEYQVVNNKVIIN, from the coding sequence ATGATTAAAGATGAAATTAATATTTGTCTACTAAAATATCTAAACAACTCAGCTACAGGGGCTGATTTAGATATTTTGAATAACTGGATTCAAAAACCATCTAACGAGATACTTTTTAAAGAATATATTGAAACCCATTTTGCAATAACTATGAGTATGAATAAAGCAGATTCTTCAGAAATAAGGAGAAAACTTCTGAAAGAAATTCGAAAAGAAAAAAATCTTTTTTATCGTATTAAACCAAAATCAATATTAAAGTATGCGGCTGTAGGTTTTTTCTTTTTAGGTATGGGTTACATTTTTCAAATAATTATAGGTGAATCTGAGCTTGAAAATATCCCCCTTCCAACGGAAGAGGCTATTACATTAGAGTTAGAAAACGGAAATATTAAAATTATATCTGAAGATGGTTCAACTAAAATAGTTGATGTTGATGGACAAGTTGTAGGCAAGCAAAAAGGGCAACAATTAGTTTATTCTAATGATGTAGGTGTATCTAAAGAATCTTATAATACCCTTACAGTACCTTATGGAAAAAGATTTGATTTGAATCTTTCCGACGGTACAAAAGTTCATCTCAATGCAGGAAGCTCTCTTCGTTACCCCGTAAAATTTTTACCTGGAAAAATTAGGCAAGTTTTTTTAAAAGGAGAGGCCTATTTTGACGTTGCCGAAAATAAAAAAAATCCATTTATTGTAAATGCATACGAACTTAATGTACAAGTTGTAGGTACAGAATTTAATGTTGTTGCATACCCAGAAAATGTGAATACCGATGTAATTCTTATTGAAGGGTCGGTAGGTTTATATGAAAGTAATGAACAGTTTGATATAGAAAAAAACACCATGTTAAAGCCTGGTTTTAAAGCTAGTTTTGATAAAGAGCATAAAACGATTAATACAGGTAAAGTAAATACTACGCTTTATACCTCTTGGATAGATGGCACTATATTTTTTAGAAATGAACCTTTTGATAATATTATAAAAAGTTTAGAACGCCAGTATAATACTACCATAATTAATAATAATAAGACACTAGGTAATGAAACATTTAACGCTAGTATTGAAGTTGAGAGAGAAAGCTTAGAAGAGGTATTGAACTACTTTAATAAGGTTTATGCCATAGAATACCAAGTTGTGAATAACAAAGTGATTATAAACTAA